TGATGGGCACGGCCCGCCGATGTGTGGCGGATCCGTGCACTGTTCGGCGGATCCGGACACCGGTTGTCCGTGGTCGGATGTCGGCATCCGCCGAACTCGGACCCGATCCGCCGAACCTTTCTTCGCGAGCGACCATCGGCATGATCGAGCGCCTGCTGGGCTCGGGTCAGCCGGTGAGGTCGAGGTCGAGGTCGAGGGTGAGGGGCTCTTCGGGGAAGTAGAGCTCGATGCCGTCGCCTGCGGCGAACATCTGCCTGGCGTGGTCGGGGTCGAGGGGTCGGGTGCCGCGATGGTCGACCAGGAACGTCAGCCCGTGCGGTGTTGCCCAGACGTAGCGGCCGTGGCCGCACTGGCGTGACCGGTAGCCGGCGTGGGTCTTCCATCTGTGGTGTCGGCGGCCCAACGGGCCGGAGTTGTGGTTGCCGGTCTGCGGTGGATCTTCCGGTGGGGCCCCGGGCCGGTAGGGCGTGGGATGGTCGTAGTCCACCCGGCGACTCACCGAGGCCGCGTAGGGCCAGTAGTCGCCGCCGGTGACCAGGTGGACCCGCGCCTTGAGCGACTCCGGGTGCTCATAAGCGGTGGTCCGGACCCGGTCGGACAGATCGATCACCGGCGTGACCACCACGGTGCGACCCGCCAGCAGCATCTGCAGCTGGGACAGGGTGTGCGGACCGAGACCCTCGACCCGAGCCACACCCTCCCCGCTCAGCAGACCCGCTTCGTGCAGGTGGACGTAGAGCACCGACTGCGGGGCGATCCGCGCCGCGATGGCAGGGTCACGCAACAGCTCCAGCACCTCGGCCGGCAGAGCAAGCGCACTGGCGAGGTCCTCGGGGTCGGTGTCGACCGCGTCTCGCAGGAGCAGAGCGAACAGCTCACCCAGCCGCCCGAAGTAGCCCATCGCCATCGACCGCCGCTCATCCAGGCTCGCGTCGGGGTGGCTGACCAGGAGGATCTTTGCGACCCGCGCCAGCACCGCGTCCACACCGGCCGCGTCAGCAGCAGTCACACGGGCCACGACCATGCGCAGCTCGTCCTCATCGGACTGACCGACCGCGGCGAACCTCCGCTCGCGGGCTTGCTCGGCCTTCTCCTCCGCACGCGCGGGGTCGGCCTCGACGATCTTGGCGTCGGCGACGTCCAGGGTGCGGCTGATGGCCTCGGTCGCGATCATCCGCGCCACCGCCTGGTCAACGATCCACATCCGGTCCACCGGGAGCTTGCGGGACCGCGAGGCCACCAGCCGGGCCACCCACAGGTCGCAGTCCCCGGCCTGGCACACCGCCCACGTCGCCGGCATCCGGTGCTGCAGGTCCAGCCCGTCGGCGATCGCCGCACGCGTGGAGTTCACGTGCCTGCCGAGCGCGGCCGCGATCTCGCCCAGGCAGAAGTCCTGCACCCCAGGGGTGCCCTCACCTCCGAGCTGACGCAGCACCTTGCCGATCCGCCGCGCATGGTCCCGCTCCCGCGGCTCCAGCCCGTCCAACGGATCCGTGCCGTGCATCGCTGCCCACTGCAGCAGCACCTCCAGCTCGTCGACCTCAGCCAACCGCCGCGCCCGCACGCGGTCCGTCGCGGCAGCGAGCACCACTGCAGCAGGCAGGTCGCGGAGGTCGGTAGTCATGGCCCCATCCTACCTTGGCCCGACTACATTCGCACGTATGTTCGCAGGTCTGTGGACAGCGTGCCGGCAGACCGATGCCCAGCGTCGCTCTACCCCCGAGGTCGCCAGGGCTCGTCCTGGTGGGAGAGCCACACCAGCACGGGGTCCAGCGCGCGGATCAACCGCTGGCCCTCGGTGCGCGGCTGGTCGAGCTCCTCCGGGAAGACGGCTGTGTCGCCGGCGATGACCACCGGACGACCGTCGACCTCGACCACGACCACCTGCGATCCAGGGGTGTGGCCGGGGGCCGGGACGAGCCGGAGGCCGGGGAGCAGCTCGAGCTCCCCGTCGACGGGGACGTACTCCATGCCGGGAGCGTCGACCCACTCGAGGATGGTGTAGTTCCCGGCCCGCGCGTCGTCGAGCTCGCGCTGCTGGACGTACGTCGGGGTGCCGGCGAAGCGGTGGTTGCCGCCGCAGTGGTCGAAGTGCAGGTGCGTGTTGACCACGAGGTCGACTCCCGCCAGCAGCGCGTCGGCCTCGGGGCCGAGCGGCACCAGCTGGGGGTCCATGTCCTCCACCAGCGGGTGCACCGCCGTCAGACCGGTGTCGACCAGGACGCGAGCCTCGGGGTGGTCGACGACGTGCACGTAGACCGGCATCGGCGAGCCCTCGGGGTTGAGGTGGGCCACGAGGATCGAGGTGATGGTGGGCGTCTGGTCCGGGGCGGGAGCGTGGCGCATGGGCACAGCCTGGCGGACCGATCGGTCCGACAGGAAGGTCCAATCCAGACGTCGTTGAGTGGACCACTTCTCGGGTCCAGCCCGTAACCTCACGCCATGTCCATCGACAGCGGGGTCGTGGCAGCCCTCGCGATCGCGGTCGACCGCTCCGCCGAGACGCCCCTGGGGCACCAGGTCCAGGAAGCGCTGCGGGACGCCATGAGGTCCGGGGTGCTGGCGCCCGGCGAGCGGCTGCCGTCGACCCGCGTGCTGGCGGACCAGCTGGGGGTGTCCAGGGGCCTGGTGGTGTCGGCCTTCGAGCAGCTGGCCGCCGAGGGGTACGTCGTGTCGACCACCGGCTCCGGCACCCGGGTGGCCGCTGCCCTGGCCGGCCACGGCGACCGAGCACCGTTCGCGGCCGCGGAGGTGGACCGAGAGCAGCCTCCGCGGATCGACCTCGGGTACGGCGTGCCCGACCTGGGGGCGTTCCCCATGCGCGACTGGCTGTGGGCGCTGGGCGACGCCGCACGGACGATGCCGACCGCCGACCTCGGAGACGGCACCGTGGCCGGCGACCCCCACCTCCGCGCGGTGCTGGCGCTGCGCCACCGGCGGGTGCGCGCGGGGTGCACCGACCCGGCGGGCACGCTCGTGGTGGGCGGGTTCCGCCAGGGCCTCACCCTCGTCCTCGACGCCCTCGCCGGCCACGGGATCGAGCGGATCGGGCTGGAGGACCCCGGCCCGCGCGACCACGACCGGATCGCACGACGGGCAGGCCTGCGCGTCTCGGCCGTGGCCGTCGACGCCGACGGGCTGCGCGTCGATCGGTTGCGCGAGAGCGGTGCCCGCGCGGTGCTGCTCACCCCGGCCCACCAGTGCCCGACCGGTGCGGTGCTGAGCCCGGGTCGTCGTCAGGAGCTCGTGGAGTGGGCCCACGACGTCGACGGGGTGATCCTCGAGGACGACTACGACGCCGAGTTCCGCGCTCCGCATCGGCTGGGTCTTCGCGCCACCGCCCCTGCGCGACGCGATCCTGACCGAGGCGGAGCTGCGGACCCGCGGGGTCCCGCAGCTGGACCAGGCCGCCCTCGCACGCCTGATGGAGTCCGGTCGCTTCGACCGGCACCTGCGACGGGCCCGCGACCACTACCGCCGGCGCCGGGACGAGCTCGTCACCACCGTGGACGAGTGCATGCCGCCCGGCGTCAGGATCACCGGGCTCGAGGCCGGGCACCACCTCATGCTCCGGCTGCCGGCCGGCGTCGAGGAGGAGCTGGTCGTCGCGGGCGCGCGCATCGCCGGCGTCGCCGTACGAGGCCTCGGCGACTACCGGGTCACGTCCGACGACGGTCCCGCGCCTGACCGAGAGGGAGCCGCCCTGGTGATCGGCTACGGCAACGTCACCGGCAGCCTGCTCCGCGAGGGTGTCCGCATCCTCGGCGAGGTGGTCGGGCAGGCGCGGGAGACCTGAGTCAGACCACCGCGCCGGAGTCCTCCCGGCTGCCGTCCCGCACCGTCTTGACCGGGCGGGAGCGAGGCATCGGCCAGCGCCGGTTGAGCACGACCAGCAGCGGCGTCGCGGTGAACACCGAGGAGTAGGTGCCGACCACCAGCCCGAGCAGCAGCGCCAGCGCGAAGTCGTGCAGGGAGTCGCCGCCCAGCACCGCCAGCGCGGCGAGGATGAACATCGCGCCGAGGCCCGTGTTGATCGTCCGCGGGACGGTGTCGAGGACGGCGGTGTTCGCCACCGAGGCGAGGGACCCCTTGTCCCCGCCCCACCAGCGCTCACGGATGCGGTCGAACACCACGACGGTGTCGTTGACCGAGAGGCCGATGATCGTGAGGAGGGCTGCGAGGAACACGCCGTCGATCGGCTTGCCCAGCCAGGCGAAGACGCCCAGCACGATCAGCACGTCGTGCACCATCGCCACGACCGCCGAGAGGCCGAAGGCGCGGTTGAAGCGGAACGCCAGGTAGAGCAGCTGCGCGCCGATCGCGACCCCGAGGGCGATGAGCGCCTGGTTGCGCAGGGTCGGGCCCATGCTGGCGCCGATCAGCTCGTCGCGGACCTTGGTGACGTCTCCCCCGGCCGCACCCGACAGGGCGTCCCGGATGCGCGAGACCTCGCGGTCGTCGATGACGCCCGTGCGCACGGAGATCTCGTCGTCACCCGACGACTGCACGACCGCGTTGGCCTGCCCGACCGAGGCCACCGCGTCCCGGGCGTCGTCGACCGAGAGCCCGCGCACGTCGGAGTACTCCGTGATCCGCCCGCCGGTGAACTCGACCGCCAGGTTGAGCCCGTTGACCGCGATGCCGGCGAGGGCGACCACGGACGCCGCCGCCGAGATCCCCAGCCAGACCCGGCCTCGCCCGACGAGGTCAGGATCCCTGCGACGCAGCCAGGTGCGCACCGGCCCCAGCGAGCTGAAGCCCGTCGCCGCCGGACGCCGCTGCAGCCAGCGCCACCGGGAGGCGAGCTCCACCAGCGAGCGCGCGATCACCAGGGCCGAGACCATCGAGGCCAGCACACCGATGGTCAGCGTGATGCCGAAGCCCTTGACCGGCCCCGCGGCGAGGAAGAACAGCAGCCCGGCCGCGAGCAGCGTCGTCACGTTGGAGTCGATGAGCGCGGTCCAGGCGCGCTCGAACCCGGTCGTGGCGATCCGCGCGAGCGGCAGGCGCGGGTTGTCGGCGTACTCCTCCCGCGAGCGCTCGAAGGTGAGCACGTTGGCGTCGATCGCCATGCCGATGGCGAGCACGAAGCCGGCAAGCCCGGGCAGGGTCAGCGTCGCACCGAGCGCGACGAGGAGCGCGTAGGACAGCAGGGCGTAGCAGGCCAGCGCGATCGTCGCGAGCAGCCCGGCCAGCCGGTAGACGATGGTGATGAACAGCCCGGTCAGGATGATGCCGATGACGGCCGCCTGGAACGACGCCTCGATCGCCGCCTTGCCGAGCGTCGGCCCGACCGTGCGCTGCTCGGCGATCTCGACCGGCACCGGCAGGGCGCCGCCCTCGATCAGCAGAGCCAGCTCCTTGGCCTCCTCGATCGTGAAGCTGCCGGTGATCTGGGTCGACCCGCCCGGCATCCCGGCGCCGCACTGGATCTCCTGCACGACCTGCGGCGAGGAGATGACCTCGCCGTCGAGGACGATCGCCACCCGCCGCGCGGGGTCACCCGGAGCAGCGCAGGCGGCGTCGGCGGTCAGGGAGCGCCAGTTCTCCTTGCCCTCGCCCCGGAAGTCGACGGTGACGTACCACCCCGACCCCTGCTCGGGGTCGTTCCCGGCGTCGGCGCCGGCGATCTGGTCGCCGATGACGGCGGGCTTGCCGAGCTTGATCGGCTGACCGGTCTCGTCGACCTGCGTCGAGCCGGTGGGGTCGGAGGCCACCGGGTGGAACGCGAGCTGCGCTGTCTTGCCGATCGTGTCAGCGGCCTCGGTCGGGTCCTGGACCCCGGGCAGCTCGACGATGATCCGGTTGTCGCCCGAGCGCACCAGCGTCGGCTCGGCGACGCCGAGGGCGTCCACCCGCCCACGCAGCACCTCGAGCGTGCGGTCGGTCGCGGCCTTGTCGGCCTTGCGCTGCTCGGTGTCGCGCGTCTCGAGCACGAACTGGGTGCCACCCGACAGGTCGAGTCCCAGCCGGGGCGAGCTGTCCCAGGCCACCACCGCGGCGGTCGCCACCATCGCGATCGAGGCCAGCAGCCGGAAGAGCGCGGCGCGGGTCACGGCTCGATCAGCCCCGCTCGCACGGCGTAGCGGGTCAGCTCGGTGCGGTCGCGCATCCCCAGCTTGGACAGCACGTTGGCGCGGTGCCGCTCGACGGTGCGCGGGCTGATCACCAGGATCCGCGCGATCTCCCGGGAGGAGTAGCCCTCCGCGATCAGCTTCACGACCTCGTCCTCCCTGTCCGTCAGGACCCCTCGTGGCATCCTCTCGCCTCGCTCCATCCGCTCGAGGAAGTCGCGGACCAGCGCGCCGGCCACCCCGGCGTAGAGGAACGACTCCCCGCGCGCGGCGGCGCGCACCGCGGAGACGAGGTCCTCGTCAGCCGCGGACTTGAGCACGTAGCCGCACGCGCCGGCCTTGAGGGCGGAGAAGAAGTACTGCTCGTTGTCGTGCATCGACAGCATCAGCGTCTGTACGCCGGGTGCGCGGCGCTTGATGTCGCGCGCGGCCTGCAGCCCGGTGGCCCGCGGCATGGAGATGTCGAGGACGGCGAGGTCGGGCTCGAGCGAGCGGGCCAGCTCGACCGCCTCGTTGCCGTCGGAGGCCTCCCCCACCACGACCAGGTCCGGCTCGGCCTCGAGGATGCGGCGCACTCCGGCACGCACCAGTGCATGGTCGTCGGCCAGGAGGATGCGGATGCTCACGCCGCCGCCCCCGGTGCATCGAGGGGTACGTCGAGCAGCACCTCGGTGCCTCCACCCTCGTTGGCGCCCACCGACAGCCGCCCCCCGACCATCTGCGCCCGCTCCTGCATGCCCTGGACGCCTGCGCCCACCGGAGCCCCGCCGATCCCGACCCCGTCGTCAGCGACCCTCAGGACGAGCGCGTCGCCGCGACGGGTCAGACCGAGGTGCACGCGCTCGGCGCGGGCGTGACGGGCGACGTTGGTCAGCGCCTCCTGGGCGACGCGGTAGACGACCAGCTCGGTCTCGGGCGCCAGCGACGGCAGCCCCGGCCCGAACCCGCGGGTCACCACCACCCCTGTGCGCGCGGTCAGGTCGCTGGCCAGGCTGGAGAGCGAGTCGACCAGCCCGAGGTCGGCGAGCACCCCGGGGCGCAGGGCTTGCGAGATCCGGCGTACCTCCTCCAGGCTGGCGCGGGTGGTCTCGCGCGCCTGCTCGAGCTCCTCCACGACCTCCGGCGGTGCGGTGCGGATCGCCTGCTTGAGGCCGAGCAGCACGGCGGTCAGGCTCTGGCCGACCTCGTCGTGCAGCTCCTGCGAGATCCGCTGCCGCTCGGCCTCCTGCGCGTGCAGGGCGCGAGCCGTGCTGACGCTGCGCTCGACCTCGAGCCGGTCGAGCATCGCGTTGAACGACCGCACCAGCGGCTGCGCCGGGCCCGACCCGACCTCGTCGAGCCGCTGCCCCGGGTGTCGCGGGTCGATCGAGGCCATCGCCGAGGTCAGTCGGTCCATCGGGCGCAACAGGGAGCGCAGCAGCAGGGCGTTGAGCACGACGATGACGGCCGCGCCGACGGACACGACCACGACCTCCGACCACAACGGGCGCTCCGACACCGTGACCGGCGCGAGCACCAGCACGAGCGTGCCGAGCAGGAAGACCACGGCGTTGGTCACGCAGACGCGCCAGAACAGCGATCCCGCCCGCTCACGCACCATCTCCCCAGCCTGTCAGGCATTCCTGAGGGAACCATGGGGTCCAGACCCCATCTCGCGACTAGGGTCGGGGCCCATGGTGCGTCCCATCGACCCGACCGCCTCGCCGCGCCTGCTGGCGCTGCTGGAGGGCACCGACGGGCACGCGGCCGGGTCGGTGCTGGCTCGCTGGTCCGAGCGGCTCGACTGGTCTGCGCTGCCCAAGCGGCTCACGCTGGCCGACGGGTCGAGCCTCGAGCTCGACCACAAGCGTCGCCAGGGCATCGTGCGCGAGGTCCGCGGCGGCACCTTCGTCGCCGACCTCGGTCGCCCGGACAGGATGCGCGATCTCGAGGACGTCCTCACCCCCGACCTGACCGTCGAGGCCGGCCCGAGCCTCGACGGGCTCCTCGAGATCCCCTTCATCGAGGGCCGCGGCGAGGTGTCGGTCAACGACCCGCTCGACCCCAAGGGCAAGCGCACGCGCGACTTCATCGACCTCGGGCCCGTGCCGGTGGTGCGGTTCCTCGACGGCGACGGCTTCCCGCGGGTCGTCGGGTACGGCGACCTCGGCCACGTCACCGGCTTCGGCACCACCCTCATGTCCGACGGCGGCGCCTATGCCAGCCTCAGGACCCACTCGGGCCTGGCCGCGGTGCACGACGCCCGTCGCACCTCCTTCAAGCGGAGCGTCACCGGGTCCCACGCCGAGCAGGCCCGTGCCGAGGGGTTCGCCCCGGTCACCACCAAGGACGGCGTGATCGGGGTCGTCGTCGACACGCGCACCCCGGGCCACCACCTCGTCCTCGCGGCGTACGGCGGCCCGCACGGTGGCACGGTCGGCTACGTCGTCGACCTGCGACGCCCCCCGGTCGAGGACGGCGCGATCGTCGACCTCCGCGCTTGACCTTGACGCTGCGTCAGGGCTGCACGCTGCTCGCATGAGCTCCACACCAGCCATCGAGGTCACCGCACTCACCAAGGCGTACGGCGACCTGGACGTCCTGCGCGGCGTCGACCTGACCGTGCCGGCAGGCAGCATCCACGCGCTCCTCGGCTCCAACGGCGCGGGCAAGACGACCATGATCAGGATCCTCGCCACGCTGCTGCGTGCCGACGGTGGGAGCGCGACCGTCGCCGGCCACGACGTGGCGCGGGAGTCCGCGCTCGTGCGGGGGGCGATCAGCCTCACCGGCCAGTTCGCCGCGGTCGACGAGATCCTCACCGGCCGCGAGAACCTCGTCATGGTGGGCCGCCTGCGTCACCTGGGCGACCCACGGGCCACGGCCGACGAGCTGCTCGAGCGCTTCGACCTGACCGACGCCGGAGGACGCCGCGTGGCGACGTACTCCGGCGGCATGCGGCGCCGGCTCGACATCGCGATGAGCCTCGTAGGCGACCCGACCGTGCTGTTCCTCGACGAGCCCACGACCGGCCTCGATCCCCAGTCCCGGCAGGAGGTCTGGCGGACCGTTCGTGAGCTCGCCGGTCGGGGCACCACCGTGCTGCTCACCACGCAGCACCTGGAGGAGGCCGAGGCGCTCGCCGACTGCATCGCGATCCTCCACGAGGGCCGGATCATCGCCGAGGGCACGCTCGCCGACCTCAAGCGGCTGCTGCCTCCGGCGAAGGTCGAGTACGTCGAGAAGCAGCCCAGCCTCGAGGACGTCTTCCTCGCCGTGGTCGGGAGCCGGTCATGATCCACGACACCGCCGTCCTCACCCAGCGGTCGCTGCGCCACGTGCTGCGCAGCCCCGACACGATCATCACCACCGCGGTCACGCCGGTCGCGATGCTGCTGCTGTTCGTCTACGTCTTCGGCGGCGCCATCGACCTCGGCTCCTCCGGCGAGGAGTACGTCGACTACCTGCTGCCCGGGATCCTGCTGATCACGGTCGCCTCCGGCGTCGCCTACACGTCCTACCGGTTGTTCCTCGACCTGCAGAGCGGCATCTTCGAGCGCTTCCAGTCGATGCCGATCTCGCGCGCGGCTGCGTTGTGGGCCCACGTGCTGACCTCACTGGTCGCCAACCTGGTGTCGCTGAGCCTGGTCGTGCTGGTCGCCCTCGCGATGGGCTTCCGTTCGGGCGCGGGACCCCTTGCCTGGTCGGGGGTCGCGGCGATCCTCGTGCTCTTCACCCTCGCCCTTACCTGGCTCGCGGTCGTCGCCGGGCTCACGGCGAGGTCGACCGACGGAGCCGGCGGGTTCGCCTATCCCCTGCTGTTCCTGCCGTTCCTCAGCTCGGCCTTCGTGCCGACGGACACCATGCCGGGCCCGGTGCGCTGGTTCGCGGAGAACCAGCCGGTCACCTCGATCGTCGACACCCTGCGCCGCCTGTACGCCGAGCAGCCGCTGGGCGGGACCGTCTGGGTCGCGCTGGCGTGGTGCGTCGGGCTGCTCGTGCTCGCCTACCTGCTGGCCATGCGCGCCTATCACCGCAGAATGAGCGCATGCTGACGATCAGCCAGCTCGCGTCGTACGCCGGGGTGACCGTGCGCGCGGTCCGGCACTACCACGCCACGGGCCTGCTGCCGGAGCCCGGGCGCGACCACTCGGGCTACCGCCGCTACGACGCGGGCGCGGTCGTGCAGCTGATCCGGATCCGCACCCTGGCCGAGGCGGGGGTCCCGTTGTCGAGGGTCAGCGAGCTGCTCGGCGCCGACGACGAGGAGTTCGCCGCAGCCGTGGCGCAGATCGACGCGCGGCTGCTCGCGGAGATCCGCGAGGCCCAGGAGCACCGTCGCCGGATCGCCCTGCTGGCGGCCGGTGACAGCCTCGCGCTACCGGAGGAGGCGGTGGCCTACCTCGCGCGTCTGCGAGAGGCGGGCGTGTCCGAGCGCATGGTCGACGCCGAGCGCGACGCGTGGATCCTGGTCGCCGCCCAGCTCCCCGAGCGGATGCCCTTCTTCATGGCGATGAAGAACCAGCAGCTCGACGACCCGCGGGTCGCGGAGCTCTACGTCGAGCTCGACGAGATCGTCGAGTGGGATCCGGAGGACCCCCGCCTGCACGCGGTCGCCGACCGCCTGGTCACCGAGCTCGACGCCGTCCCCGACGCGGGGTGGGAGGACGAGGGCGCGCTGCCCGAGGACCTCGCCGCCCTGCTGGACGCGGTGTTCCTCGACTCCGTCCCCGGCTCCCGGCGGATCCTGCGCCGGCTCGAGCACCACGGGTGGGAAGGGTGGACCAACCTGCGCCGCAGGCGATGAGCGACCGGAGGGCGGATAGGATGGCCGCGGTGTGCCGGGAAGCCTGGTCGGCAGTGACGTCGCCGACCCCTGGAGCCACTCAGCCATGACCGCCCCCGCTCCCCCGCCACGCCAGCGCCTGTTCTCGCGCGGCTCGTTCCTGGAGCACTCACGGGTCGCGGAGATCCTGCGGGCGGAGACCACCGGCGGCCTGCTGCTGATCGCGGGGGCGCTCGCCGCGATCGTCTGGGCCAACACGCCCTGGGCCGACGCCTACGAGTCGCTGCGGGACCTTCGCGTGGGCCCGTCCGGGCTGCACCTCGACCTGAGCCTCGGCACCTGGGCTGCGGACGGTCTGCTCGCGATCTTCTTCTTCGTCGCCGGGCTCGAGCTCAAGCGCGAGTTCGTGGCCGGGGACCTGCGCGACCCGCGCCGCGCCGCGCTCCCGGTCGCCGCGGCCGTCGGCGGCATGGCGGTGCCCGCCGTCATCTACGTGCTGTGGAACCTCGGTGGCTCAGGGGCGCTCGAGGGCTGGGCCATCCCGACCGCGACGGACATCGCCTTCGCGGTCGCGATCCTCGCCGTCATCAGCACCCACCTGCCCAGTGGGCTGCGCACGTTCCTGCTCACCCTCGCGGTCGTCGACGACCTGCTGGCGATCACGATCATCGCGCTCTTCTACACCTCCGAGCTCCACCTGGCGTTCCTGGCGCTGGCCCTGGTCCCGCTCGCGGCGTTCGCGATCCTCGTCCAGAAGCGGGTCCGCTCGGGCTGGCTTCTGATCCCCCTCGCCGTGCTGACCTGGGTGCTGGTGCACGAGTCCGGCGTGCACGCCACCGTCGCCGGCGTCCTGCTCGGCTTTACCGTGCCCGTCGTGCGCAGCGAGGCGGCCGGCGGACCCGACGCGGGCCCTGGCCTCGCCGAGCACTTCGAGCACCTCATGCGTCCGGTCAGCGCCGGCGTCGCCGTGCCGGTCTTCGCGTTCTTCGCCGCCGGCGTGACCGTCGGCGGCCTGTCCGGCCTCGTCGACTCGCTCCAGGACCCGGTGGCCCTCGGGATCCTCAGCGGGCTGGTCGTAGGCAAGAGCATCGGCATCGCCGGCTCGACCTGGCTGTTGTCGACCTTCACCCGCGCTGACCTCGACGAGGAGCTGTCGTGGTGGGACGTGATCGGGATGTCGCTGCTCGCCGGGGTGGGGTTCACGGTCTCGCTGCTCATCGGCGAGCTCGCGTTCGGCGCAGGCAGCGCGCGCGACGACCACGTCAAGGTGGGGGTGCTCGTGGGCTCGCTGGTGGCTGCGCTGCTCGCCGCCGGCCTGCTGCGTGCCCGCAACCGCGTCTACCGCCGGCTGTGCGAGGAGGAGGCGGTCGACGCGGACCGGGACGGCGTGCCCGACGTGTTCCAGCGCGAGGGCTGACCCGGCGGCCCCTAGGTCCGCCGGAGCATGCCGGCGAGGGCGACGAACGAGTCGGCCTCGAGGTCCGGTGGAGTGAAGCAGCCGGGATAGGTCCCTCCGCCGCGCCGGATCCACGCCGTGCGCAGACCCGCCCGGCTCGCACCCTCCAGGTCCCACGGATGGACAGCGACCATGAGGGTGCGCTCCGGCACGACGTCCAGCACGTCGAGTGCGTAGGCGTACGCGCGAGCCGCGGGCTTCCACGTGCCCGCGTCCTCCACGGACAGGTAGCGCTCGACGACCGGACCGGCTTCGGTCCCGCCGAGCAACGCCTCGGCCACGGACGCCGACCCGTTGCTCAGGGTCGCCACCCGGCAGCCGGTGTCGGCGATCGCCAGGAGGCCGGGCACGACGTCGGGGTGCGCCGAGAGCGCCGTGAAGCGGGCGAGCACCTCCGCGGCTGGCTGGCCCGGGTCGGCGTGGCCGGCGACCGACAGCCGTGCCCGCAGCGACGCCGTCGCGATCTCGGCGAACGCGGGGTTGTCACCCAGGACGGTCAGGGCGAACCCGTCCCGCAGCACGCCCGCGAACCAGCCCCCGACGTCGTCGCGGGGCAGCCCGACCTGCTCGAACGCGTCCTGCAGGCCGGTCAGGTCGGAGAGGGTCTCGTTGACGTCGAGCAGGACGAGGTCGGGGCGGGTCATGGTCGAGCCCTACCCCGTCGTACCGAGCCGGATGCGGGCAGCGCCCGGAGCCGGCCGTCCGGACCGGCAGATCGCGGACCGACCGCCCCCCGTGACGGTGTGGCCGCCCCGGACCCGGGCCGTCGTGCCGGTCCCGGTGGTCGCCACGGCGAGGCTCGCCTGGCCCTCGCTCAGCCGTGCAACGCGGCCCGCAGGGTCGAGGCGACCACGAAGCGCGTCTCGGCCGGGTCGATGACGTCGTCGATCTCGAAGACGCGAGCCGCGTTGAGCGCGGCTGCGTGGTCGCGCAGGTCGGCGGTGTGCCGGCGCACGGCGTCCTCGCGCTCGTCCGCGGGCATCGCGGCGAGCTCGCGCGCCAGAGCGAGGCGTACGGCGCCCTCGAGCCCCATCGCGCCGAGGTGGGCGCTCGGCCAGGCGACCGTGATGAGCGGCCGGTGGGTGGAGCCGCCGAGCATCGCCTGAGCGCCGAGCCCGTAGCCGCGCCGCAGCACCACCCCCACCAACGGCGTGGTCAGCCGGGCACCGGCGATGACCATGCGCGAGGCGTGCCGCACCAGCCCCTCGCGCTCCGCGTCGGGGCCGACCATGAAGCCGGGGGTGTCGACCAGGCTGACGACCGGGAGCCGCCACCGCTCGCACAGCTCGAGGAAGTCCGCGGCCTTGGCCGACTCGTCGGACCCGATC
This genomic window from Nocardioides marmoribigeumensis contains:
- a CDS encoding DUF222 domain-containing protein gives rise to the protein MTTDLRDLPAAVVLAAATDRVRARRLAEVDELEVLLQWAAMHGTDPLDGLEPRERDHARRIGKVLRQLGGEGTPGVQDFCLGEIAAALGRHVNSTRAAIADGLDLQHRMPATWAVCQAGDCDLWVARLVASRSRKLPVDRMWIVDQAVARMIATEAISRTLDVADAKIVEADPARAEEKAEQARERRFAAVGQSDEDELRMVVARVTAADAAGVDAVLARVAKILLVSHPDASLDERRSMAMGYFGRLGELFALLLRDAVDTDPEDLASALALPAEVLELLRDPAIAARIAPQSVLYVHLHEAGLLSGEGVARVEGLGPHTLSQLQMLLAGRTVVVTPVIDLSDRVRTTAYEHPESLKARVHLVTGGDYWPYAASVSRRVDYDHPTPYRPGAPPEDPPQTGNHNSGPLGRRHHRWKTHAGYRSRQCGHGRYVWATPHGLTFLVDHRGTRPLDPDHARQMFAAGDGIELYFPEEPLTLDLDLDLTG
- a CDS encoding MBL fold metallo-hydrolase, producing MRHAPAPDQTPTITSILVAHLNPEGSPMPVYVHVVDHPEARVLVDTGLTAVHPLVEDMDPQLVPLGPEADALLAGVDLVVNTHLHFDHCGGNHRFAGTPTYVQQRELDDARAGNYTILEWVDAPGMEYVPVDGELELLPGLRLVPAPGHTPGSQVVVVEVDGRPVVIAGDTAVFPEELDQPRTEGQRLIRALDPVLVWLSHQDEPWRPRG
- the secD gene encoding protein translocase subunit SecD, which codes for MTRAALFRLLASIAMVATAAVVAWDSSPRLGLDLSGGTQFVLETRDTEQRKADKAATDRTLEVLRGRVDALGVAEPTLVRSGDNRIIVELPGVQDPTEAADTIGKTAQLAFHPVASDPTGSTQVDETGQPIKLGKPAVIGDQIAGADAGNDPEQGSGWYVTVDFRGEGKENWRSLTADAACAAPGDPARRVAIVLDGEVISSPQVVQEIQCGAGMPGGSTQITGSFTIEEAKELALLIEGGALPVPVEIAEQRTVGPTLGKAAIEASFQAAVIGIILTGLFITIVYRLAGLLATIALACYALLSYALLVALGATLTLPGLAGFVLAIGMAIDANVLTFERSREEYADNPRLPLARIATTGFERAWTALIDSNVTTLLAAGLLFFLAAGPVKGFGITLTIGVLASMVSALVIARSLVELASRWRWLQRRPAATGFSSLGPVRTWLRRRDPDLVGRGRVWLGISAAASVVALAGIAVNGLNLAVEFTGGRITEYSDVRGLSVDDARDAVASVGQANAVVQSSGDDEISVRTGVIDDREVSRIRDALSGAAGGDVTKVRDELIGASMGPTLRNQALIALGVAIGAQLLYLAFRFNRAFGLSAVVAMVHDVLIVLGVFAWLGKPIDGVFLAALLTIIGLSVNDTVVVFDRIRERWWGGDKGSLASVANTAVLDTVPRTINTGLGAMFILAALAVLGGDSLHDFALALLLGLVVGTYSSVFTATPLLVVLNRRWPMPRSRPVKTVRDGSREDSGAVV
- a CDS encoding response regulator transcription factor translates to MSIRILLADDHALVRAGVRRILEAEPDLVVVGEASDGNEAVELARSLEPDLAVLDISMPRATGLQAARDIKRRAPGVQTLMLSMHDNEQYFFSALKAGACGYVLKSAADEDLVSAVRAAARGESFLYAGVAGALVRDFLERMERGERMPRGVLTDREDEVVKLIAEGYSSREIARILVISPRTVERHRANVLSKLGMRDRTELTRYAVRAGLIEP
- a CDS encoding HAMP domain-containing sensor histidine kinase, translating into MVRERAGSLFWRVCVTNAVVFLLGTLVLVLAPVTVSERPLWSEVVVVSVGAAVIVVLNALLLRSLLRPMDRLTSAMASIDPRHPGQRLDEVGSGPAQPLVRSFNAMLDRLEVERSVSTARALHAQEAERQRISQELHDEVGQSLTAVLLGLKQAIRTAPPEVVEELEQARETTRASLEEVRRISQALRPGVLADLGLVDSLSSLASDLTARTGVVVTRGFGPGLPSLAPETELVVYRVAQEALTNVARHARAERVHLGLTRRGDALVLRVADDGVGIGGAPVGAGVQGMQERAQMVGGRLSVGANEGGGTEVLLDVPLDAPGAAA